The window GGGGAGGGGATGAAAAAAACCAGTCGAAAAaatccggacgaaagtggtgggatgaAAAAAAAACATGGACGCActcctaccaactgctccattaggagtagagataaagatagacctggaggtcatagttttcactagaggcttctgatgtctactatgcaactttattcttgtagactcgtattggcctccaagcatagagttttggaggacagtagcaattttccctcaagtggatgacctatggtttatcaatccgtgggaggcataggatgaagatggtctctctcaaacaactctacaaccaaataacaaagagtctcttgtgtcctcaacacaccaaatacaatggtaaattgtataggtgcactagtttggtgaagagatggcgatacaagtgtagtaaggatagtagatattgatttttgtaatacaaacaataaaaaatagcaaggtagcaagtaacaaaagtgagtacaaacggtattgcaatgctcagggttcatactttcgctagtgcaatctctcagtaGTGCTAACacaattagatcatatggcaatccctcaaagtgcgacaaagaatcactccaaagttcttatctagtggagaacataagacgaaattgtttgtagggtacgaaaccacctcaaagttttcCTTTTCGACCGATCTATCGAGCTATTCctttaagtgtcacaaacagcccaagagttcatactaaaataacaccatatgatacacatgaaccaactctaatgtcagctAGATACTCCAAAGTCACCGCGAGTatccaacacaaagaatttcaaacagtgccccaagatttctaccagagaaacaaagaagaaaacgtgcatcaatccctatgcatagattaccccaatgtcacctcgggaatccacgagttgagtgccaagacatacatcaagtgttctcaaatccataaaagtattcaatcaagAAAGAGAGGGGAAaaaaccatatgatccaactatattaataaagctcgtgatacatcaagatcgtgccaaatcaagaacacgagagagagagagagggaaagagagagagagagagagagatcaaacacatagctactaggacaaacccttagccccgagggtgaactactccctcctcatcatggagaccatcgggatgatggagatggccttcggtgatgatttccccctccggcagagtgacgggaaagggctctagattggatcgtgGAGGTACAAAGGCTTGTGGCGGTGGAGTCGaagttctagggttatttctggaggtttctctgtttataggattttttggcatcaGCTTCACGCTGAGATGGGCCACGAGGTGCCCACTACCCACCAACCCACCACTTTGGGccttagcgcgccctggtgggtagtgtccACTTCATGGCTCTTCTAGTCCTCCCataaagcttcgggggtctcttttgtttaaAAAGttatcaaaaagtttcgctgcatttggacttcatttgatatggattttctagaaAACCACAAACAagaagaaaatagcaactggcattgggcactatgtcaatatgttagtccataaaaatcatataaaagctgtataaaagtgcaccaaaatcATACAAAACTataatgaacatggcatgaatactacataaattatagatacattggagacatatcagcttctctctcgaacaaaaagcatacagtgggtaaacaaattactattgggcaactgataaaaaagtgcatagttatggcgacatccaaggcaatgatcatgtatataggcatcacgtctgagataaTTAGACCGctcctgcctgcacctactactattactccacacatcgaccgctatccaacatgcatctagagtattaagttcataaggaacggagtaacgccttaagcaagatgacatgatgtagacaaagtaaatccaatAATATGAATAAACcacatcgttttatccttaatggcaacgatacaactacatttcatgtccctttctgtcactgggattgagcatcacaagctcgaacccattacaaagcacctccccCATTgcgagataaatcaatctagtcggccaaaccaaatggatcggagagaaatacaaagctataataatcatgcattaaagagttcaaagaagactcaaataatattcatagataatctgattataaacccacaattcatcggattccaataaacacaccgcaaaaaaggattacatcaaatagaactccaagaacgccgaggagaacattgtattgaagatcaaagagagagaagaagtcatctagctaatagctatggacccataggtctatggtaaactactcacacatcaccagaagggcagcaaggttgatgtagaggccctccgtgatcgattccccctccggcagagtaccggaaatgacctctagatgggatctcgtgagaacagaagcttgcggcggcagaaaaagtATTTTGGATGGCTCTATTGGTTTacctattttagagaatttatagagttggaattaggtcaaatgaaggaacgaggggcccacaaggcacatgggcgcgcctaccccctatgtGTGCCCATGTGGCTTGTGGACAACTCCTTCGCCTTCTGGTCTCTTCCCGAAGCTTCTAGGttctcttatgtccagaaaaaaatcgtcaaaaagtttcgtggcatttggacttcgttcggtACTGATTTCCtgggaaaccaaaaacatgcaaaaaacaacaactggcacttggttaATATggcagtcccaaaaaataatatataattgcatataaaacatccaagattaatactataatagcatgaaaataaaaaattatagatacgttcgagatgtATCATAGACCCATAGTCCAAAGGAAGCTACTCACGAGCATGATGGCCTTCAAGTTGATGGAGATGGCATCGTGAAGAATTCTCCCTCCGACAGAGTACTagaaaaggcctccagattggATCTTTGCAAAACAGAGGCATGTGACGACGGAAAAATTAGGGCGATAAAATCCTAAAGGGTTTCAGGAGTACATAAAGGCACAGGGACCCAGAGGTGGTCAATTGGAGCACCAGCGGGCCCTTGCGGTCTGGTGGCGCCCCCTTGTGCATGGTGGGGGTGCGTAGGCCCCCTTGGTGACCCCCTGGCCTATGTTGGTGCTCCCTGGAAGCTTCTGCACAAAGCCATCGGCCTACAAGGTGAGCCCAGAGCATCCAACttcgaacacacacacacacacacacacaaacacaccaaCAAGTGTCCACTCAAACACCCAGTCACACTTGGGCGAGAACACATCTCCGACGCGACGAGAAAGGCTGaccaaacacacacaaacacaccatCAAGTGTCCACTCAAACACCCAGTCACACTTGGGCGAGAACACATCTCCGACGCGACGAGAAAGGCTGACCAAACACACATAGGGTGCCCGGAAGCATCATTGCACCTGGCGCACATGAATACAACAGGAACATTCGCACCTGGCGCATGCAGGGCAAACAACCTGCACTCAAGGCACTGCGAGAAAGGCAAACCAAACACACAAAGGGTGCCTGGGTGCACAGGCATACCCGGGGTGCCTGTCTGCATGGACCTAACAGGCGGGTGACCGGACGCATGGGCGTCCCCGGCACAGGCGAGCACAATAACCAAGCAACACATAAACCGTGCACATCCAATCTACCAAGCAGCCATGAAGAGGACCGACCAGAACAACCGAATGGTCGGTGGCTGGAAAGCCAGCACAATGATCTTTCCACTAGGCGAGGCGACACACGTGGGGCAAGGGCAACGAGGCATATGGGTAGCCTATACGGCTGCCAACAATAAGCCCGGGCAGCGGAACTGAACATTAGGGGTGGGTAGAGAGTCCGACCAGACGCTTCTCGAACGTGCGAGGCCACACACGTGGTGCGGTGCTAACGTGCCAGCGGCCCACGCGTCATGGAGCTCCGAGGAAGTCCGCTAGGTGCGAAGCGTCCGTGAAGATCGGATGGTGGGGAGGGCGCTCAACAGCCATTGACACGAGGCACATGCGCGAAACGGACGACGTGGAGGGCACCTGCGAGCGCTGATGCCCCTAGGAGGCTGGTATTCTCCAACATTCTTTATAGTATGTATATAGTATAGAATATAAAAAAAGACCTCAATCGATCTCGGCTATCAAATAAGGTCAAATCTAACCACCCACATTGCTTCAATGGTGAGCCCTTAACATGTTCAACGTgtaattaatatcataccaaatatcaTCGTCAACATTATTCACATAGTTAAAAAAATGTCTTATTTTTTATCTTTATGCCTCTCAACAGTATATTAAGGTGCATTTCACGTACGCATTTCCCCGTTCTTTATAGGaaggagaaaataaaaaagtaAATATAACACACAaaaggaaggagaaaggaaagaggAACGCACACCGACAGGCAGGCACCGATGGAGATGAAAGTCTTCTTCATCCTGGAGCGTTATATAACCCCCTCATTTTCCAAGCCCAAACCCACACCTCTCTCTACTCCCACCCCTACCACCACCTCCAGGAACAGCGAGATCCAGGGCTCGAGATCGAGATCCCGGCCAGGCAGCAATGGCAGGGACGGTGACTGTGCCCGGATCGTCGGTGCCATCAACGCCGCTGCTCAAGGACGAGCTGGACATCGTGATCCCGACCATCCGCAATCTCGACTTCCTCGAGATGTGGCGCCCCTTCTTCCAGCCGTACCACCTCATCATCGTGCAGGACGGCGACCCCAGCAAGGTCATCAAGGTTCCTGAGGGCTTCGACTACGAGCTCTACAACCGCAACGACATCAACCGCATTCTCGGCCCCAAGGCCTCATGCATCTCCTTCAAGGACTCCGCGTGCCGCTGCTTCGGCTACATGGTCTCCAAGAAGAAGTACGTCTTCACCATCGATGACGACTGCTTCGTAAGTTCCTTTCTAACTTTCCCTCTGCACAAATCCAAATTGCCCTCGTTTCCTAGTCGTTCCTGCTGGCGATTGTTCGAATTCTGCGCGGATCCGTGGGAAGTTTAGGATTGTTGCCCCGGATCCGGGTCGCCTTCGTTCTAATTTTTCCGGATCTGGCTTGATCAGATCTGGATCTAGGAACCCGCAATCAGTCACTTCAACAAAAAAGTGTAGCCTATCAGATCCCGAGCCGTATCAGATTTGAGCAGCAGCTGCTCCTGGGACACAGACAAGCAGCCTCGGCCTTGCTTGCATTGGCTGGTAGAGAATCCAGTAAAGTGATCTATGTGATCGTAGTATAATTAATTTTCCCCATCTGATGTATGTGATAGGTAGCACATCTGTTCATTTTTCGTTAGAGGTGAAGAGTCTTTTCATTTGGTTAGAGGTTCTAGTTTATGTGATTCGGTCGTGTAACACGAGTTGGCAGGTTCAGTTATTAGTAACCAAACAACGCATTGCAAGTATTTACTGTCAGTTTCAGTTGGTCCACGATATTTGCCTCAGATCCGAGAAACACCGTTGTAGGTCGATTTCTGTTTACTCTCTGTACTTGATTCGATTGTAAAAGAACTATGCTTCATCCTTTTGAGATCCACACCATATGGTCTCCACTAGATCTTGCCTCTCCTGATGAAGCAATCAAGTGGGGGTAAACTGTTGTATTCTTCCGATCAGTGTCTTGTGTGTTGCTTGAACTGAAATTTGGCCCTCCTTGGAAATAGGTGGCCAAGGACCCATCTGGCAAAGACATCAATGCTCTTGAGCAGCACATCAAGAACCTCCTCAGCCCGTCCACCCCGTTTTTCTTCAACACCTTGTATGACCCCTACCGTGAAGGTGCGGACTTTGTCCGTGGATACCCCTTCAGCCTTAGGGAGGGTGCCCCCACCGCGGTCTCTCATGGCCTTTGGCTGAACATCCCTGACTATGATGCACCCACACAGATGGTTAAGCCTCGTGAGAGGAACAGCAGGTACTGCATTTTGTTTGATCTGCTGCTAATCAGCAATCATTGTATTGCATCAAgaattgctgttgatctcttatatTTTGTTCAGGTATGTTGATGCCGTCCTGACTATTCCCAAGGGGACACTGTTCCCCATGTGTGGCATGAACCTTGCCTTTGACCGTCAGCTCATTGGCCCTGCAATGTACTTTGGCCTCATGGGTGATGGCCAGCCTATTGGTCGCTACGATGACATGTGGGCTGGATGGTGcgtcaaggtatgtatttattgaacTGAACTACAACTTGTATTTACACTTCACTTAACTGAAGTAATGAAATCTTCTCATCTCAAAAAAAGAAGGAACTGAAGTAATGAAACTGATACAACTGTGTAAACTTCAGGTCATCTGCGACCACTTGAGCCTTGGAGTGAAGACTGGGCTGCCATACCTGTGGCACAGCAAGGCTAGCAACCCATTTGTCAACTTGAAGAAAGAGTACAAGGGCATCTTCTGGCAGGAGGACATCATCCCCTTCTTCCAGAACGCCACCCTCTCCAAGGAGTGTGACACAGTCCAGAAGTGCTACATCTCACTCTCGGAGCAGGTCAAGGAGAAGCTTGGCAAGATTGACCCTTACTTCGTGAAGCTTGCTGATGCCATGGTCACCTGGATCGAGGCCTGGGACGAGCTGAACCCATCTGATACCGTCGTTGCTGCTGGGAACGGCAAGGCAGCAGTCATGTAGGCTGGCTGGGGAGCCAAGAATGTATGGTTGGGGCCTAGATATAGCTCTTTTTGAGAAAGAGATTACTGAAGCAGCTTTTATATTTCTTTCATGTTATGCTGGTGGTTCTTTTGTAGCTGGACAAGGATTTGTTATCATTTACATAATTCAAGACAATAATATTTATCATGTAATTTTGAGAAATCAAGCACCGTTTGTTATTATCGTGAAATCTTTTTCGTTGAGCATCACTCATTTGTTCTTTGGCTTAGAGGGTGCTTGATACGTTTTAGTTCCATAACTAAaaatagtgggactaaaacatgctagcctcacccatgcttggatttaaatattaaaaaggctaaaatcaaattaatgagcatttattattctAGAATCAAGTCAATGAACATTTATTATCCTTCAAACTCTAGGATTAATTCACATTTTAGTAGTTATATCCCTGACTAAAAAATTTcaatctcaagactagttttagccactCTTTAGTCAAAGGTGCTtgaaactttagcctcttaaaaaattatttttagtcagactaaaataaatcTTTTGGATCCAAGCACTCTCTTAATTTTCCCTAACGTAAATATAATCTGTTTTTTAATCACGCACTGACAAACACGCCAAAGGGGTGGGGACGGATAGCGAGGAAGGACTGTCGCATGGCGACCAGGGGCGTGCTCGCGATTGATGCAATTCCATTCTTCCCTTTATTCTCGATTCCCCAGCCGTTTACTTTTACTGTTCTCCCCTTTATTCTTGACTCCCCAGCCTTTTACTTTTACTGAAGTGTTGGACGTGCTTTGTTGCGGTTTTCATAATGTTTTTACTTCCTCTGTTTTAAAATGTAAAGTGTATTAGTTATTTAGTAAGTTAAAACTTTTTATTTGTAAAGACATATGTCAATATCCATATTATCAAACTGGTATAATTAGATTCACCATGAAAtgaatttttatattttatttatttagtaGAATCGTGGATGTCGatatttttgactttgaacttggtcaaagttaaagaaatttgacttattaaaaaacaaatacacctcatATTTTAGAACCCTGTGAGTATTTGGTTAGTGAGTGTGGGAGATGACAATGTGTTTTTTTATAATGCGGTGTTTTGATGGGCCTTTTAAGGTATGATTCTATGTTATTTGCTAATCAATCTATACGTATGTGGGGTAAGTTTCTGCGTCGCTGTCTGCACTTACTATATTTCATACTATATTTGTGCTACAATATTACTCCAATCGTTCTGTTATATTTGGTGTAtttattttttgataatttttcacaaTCTAAGTACATTTCTTCTAATTCCGTGCTACAATATTACTCTATCCGTTCTTTTATGTAGGGTGTATttatttttgataatttttcacaaTCTAAGATACATTTCTTCTAATTTTATTTTTAGCCCTAAAAAAGTATCTTCCCTATGATTGTTGATTGCATGTATATCTCCTTTTAGAGAAAAATAGGGAAAGAATCTCTTTTGATTGCATGTATCTTTTTCTTTCCTAGACTAAATGATTTACTTATAATCAACTAATTAGTCAAGGCATTCGTCCTAGATGGTCTATAATTATGTTTCTTGGTCATCATGCCAAAAATCAAACACAGTAAGCATCAGGGTAAGGGCGCTTGCTCACGTGGTACACCTGTCCACTTTTACCGTGCTAGATTTTACTGTACCGAATGAAGCGATAAACAAAACTCGACTTCGTGAGTGCGAGCGACCAGCGAGCCACTTTCCCCCTCACGCTCAGCGCCCCTCTCCCCCCACTCCTACAACCAGGGTTACCACCGCCGCCGTCCTCCCCGCACTCTTGTCGTCTCCATATCCCACCCGGAGGTGCCGAGCCACCACATCCCCTCACACCGACCTCGCCGCAGAAGAGGGCTAGCGCGTCCGTGCTGCCGGTCAAGTTCCGTCTGGAGGCGAGGAGGGGGAGCAACTGCAGCCGGAGGAGGTTGTCCCTGGAGCCCGCATCCGATCACCGCTGCTGGCCGAGGCGCCTAGGTCAAGAGGCATGCCCTCCGGCCTGGAACTGATCCTGGAGCCCTGAACTCAAGGTCCGCGGCAGAGAAGTACACGATGGCGGTGGTGCATGTGGTGGAGGAGGAGCACATTGCGATCGAGGGTGTTAAGGTAAGTACGGTCACTTGATCTCCACCCCGTCCTACCCCTATCAACCTCGAGATGTGTTGATTTGGGTGACGAGATCCAGATGATGGCCACGACGGTAGTGGTGGTGGCGGCTTCCTCGGGTGGTGGTGTAGAGGGGAGGAGCCAGTTGCGAATAAGGTGTTGATGCCATCACAAGTATTTATTACTTTTGTTGTAGTTTAGATGTTTTATTATAGCTCTTCCCATTGGTACTTCGTTCTGTTGAGCAGGTACAAAATTAATCTGCTCGACAAAGATTCTTTGTGAGCATTATCATCACAATAATACTAATTTCACCCCAACTTCCGGGAATGGATCACATCATAGCTTAGCAGCTGCATTTGCTTCCAGTTCTTACATGTAAAAACATTTTTTTCTAAGTGTGAATTAGTTTTTATGATGACTATACAGATTTGAGCATTTTTTACAGAATCAATTGCACAAACATTGAAAGATGAATGGTCTTGAACGGTTGTAACCTACCATAGTATGCGCGGTGTGAACACATGAAGCCTTGCCTTCAGGATATTGATGTTGCATTCAGTGATTCAGAGGTAGTTCAAGCTATATTTTTTGTTTTCTGATTGCTATTGAACTACATaatacacacatatatataggatGGGTCTATTTTAATAACACCATTAAGATCTTATTCTGCTAACAATATTGTTATTCTGCTAACACCACAACCCGACCCGCCTCCTTCTGCCCGCAATAGCCCACCACCCCACCCGACCcaccaaaagtgcagcaaggtagcccaatccttttgaggcaaaggacaagccaaaacagtctcttatgataagcaaagcgttcttgagggtacacaggattttcatctagtcacttccacCTTCTCCACTACGTCGGCCTACCCAACCCACCCTCTGCCACTGGTTCCCCCTTCCTCCGGCGTGCCAACCCCTTACTCACCTTCTCCCCGCCGCCCAGCAACCCCAACTGACACGCCACAACGCCCCTGCCTGCATCTGGCTTCATCACTGGATGGCACGCCCCGTCGCCGGATCCAGGCCACGGCGGCCCCTCGCGACGCCTCACCACCGGATCCAGGCCACAACGGCTGATGACCCGTAagaataggggatcaattgtagctctttttgataagtaagagtgtcgaacccaacgaggagcagaaggaaatgacaagtggttttcagcaaggtaatgcctgcaagtgttgaaattgtaagtagcagagtagtttgatagcaatgtAATTTataacaagcaagtaacgatagtagtaacaaaagtgcagcaaggtagcccaatccttttgaggcaaaggacaagccaaaacagtctcttatgataagcaaagcgttcttgagggtacacaggattttcatctagtcactttcatcatgtttggcttaattcgtgtttggtactttgataatttgatatgtgggtggaccggtgcttaggtgctgttcttacttgaaaaaacctcatacttatgattaaccctcccgcaagcatccgcaactacgagaaaagtatcaagaataaattctaaccatagcattaaacttttggatccaatcggccccttacggaatagcgcataaactggggtttaagcttctgtcactctcgcaatccatcatctaattgctactccacaatgtattcccttaggcccaaatatggtgaagtgtcatgtaatcaacgttcacatgacaccactaagggaatcacaacatacatactatcaaaatatcgaacacatatcaagttcacatgattacttgcaacatgatttctcccgtgacctcaagaacaaaagtaactactcacaaatgataatcatgctcaagatcagaggggtattaaatagcatattggatctgaacatataatcttccaccaaataaactgtatagtaatcaactacaagatgcaatcaacactactagtcacccacaatcaCCAatatatagttccggtaacaagactgaacacaagagatgacctagggtttgagatgagatggtgctgctgaagatgttgacGAAGATTACCCTCCCCAAAATGAGAGagttgttagtgatgatgatgacgatgatttccccctccgggagggaagcccccccggcggaatcgctccatcggagggtgtcggtggaaacgacacctatgggatcacagggaatcccttctacggtcggcgggcgTGGGGCTGTGGAAAAagcgggtttagaagatcaacaCGGGGGAATTTATCCAGAttcgggccgcaagtgatgcgtaataccctactcatgCCGGTTTGTGttcatctggtgttcttggactagctacaaagcgtgcagggtccaaaaagtctgaatcccacTCCAGTATGCCTCAagcctccttttatagccaaaggggtcgccatagtggcacataggaggtagaAAGTTTGTAATGTATACAAGTCTATCCCCTGGTACCGTagaacaaacgcatttaatgcgctgccgacgtgccccctCA is drawn from Triticum dicoccoides isolate Atlit2015 ecotype Zavitan chromosome 4A, WEW_v2.0, whole genome shotgun sequence and contains these coding sequences:
- the LOC119285985 gene encoding UDP-arabinopyranose mutase 1-like, with protein sequence MAGTVTVPGSSVPSTPLLKDELDIVIPTIRNLDFLEMWRPFFQPYHLIIVQDGDPSKVIKVPEGFDYELYNRNDINRILGPKASCISFKDSACRCFGYMVSKKKYVFTIDDDCFVAKDPSGKDINALEQHIKNLLSPSTPFFFNTLYDPYREGADFVRGYPFSLREGAPTAVSHGLWLNIPDYDAPTQMVKPRERNSRYVDAVLTIPKGTLFPMCGMNLAFDRQLIGPAMYFGLMGDGQPIGRYDDMWAGWCVKVICDHLSLGVKTGLPYLWHSKASNPFVNLKKEYKGIFWQEDIIPFFQNATLSKECDTVQKCYISLSEQVKEKLGKIDPYFVKLADAMVTWIEAWDELNPSDTVVAAGNGKAAVM